One region of Esox lucius isolate fEsoLuc1 chromosome 17, fEsoLuc1.pri, whole genome shotgun sequence genomic DNA includes:
- the LOC105016852 gene encoding NCK-interacting protein with SH3 domain, translating to MYRSLYAFRSAEPNSLHFGAGESFLILERSNKHWWLGSRCSSGETGYVPASYIERIQAPEQDEVLQSIDRAIEGIHNVAMKNGGKYNLEQRDVLQKLIHHRKETLSRRSPTPSGTKQVLPSSTSELSLSHTPQPPNGISHSLSESTDNVQGFYQVPPQPRRAAPITPPPPEKQRANRRQESSSLPSPCPALAVGSGLSPSVSSGSLNSSSSHSVVSSDVSLPSVANTPPPVPSRVKPPPPDDLPSSAPSLQPAQFKKGPAPQPQPQPTPLPLPPTEDQSETDWPLAPPSVAESTPGSPTHSDSVPGTTGAELIELVRRNTGLSYELSRVAVGVVVGHLQTTLPQASSALEKVLLSLVESKDQSSALPQGQVCHDEQRLEVILSDLARHVDDSQQRSWALHEDHSLIACYLEELLKILTDADPEVCKKMCKANHSEPVLSLVSYYQMEHRVSLRLLLLKVFGAMCSLDSALISILLNSILPMELARDLQTDTQEHKKMCYTALVLTMIFSMGEQVPYHHYEHLNSNFIQFLLDVIENGLHSDPTEQLPDLFVNIILAFNLHHTVPSSNVIMQTVIKKNVKVFSEKILLLLNRGDDPVCVFKHTPPAPHAVLKFLQDVFTSRESASIFYHTDMMVMIDIAVRCISDLSPGDKLRMEYLSLMHSIMRSTDFMEHRHRLSDLQGALQRILGEEDDDSGGDTAGATAKQMDKLIVQEIYKEFPQIVQS from the exons GCTCCGGAGCAGGATGAGGTATTACAGTCTATTGACAGGGCCATCGAAGGGATCCACAATGTGGCCATGAAGAACGGTGGCAAATACAACCTGGAGCAGCGAGATGTGTTACA GAAGTTGATCCATCACAGGAAGGAGACCCTTTCTAGGCGGAGTCCAACTCCATCTGGTACCAAGCAGGTCCTGCCCTCCTCTACCAGCGAACTGTCCCTCAGCCACACCCCTCAGCCACCCAATGGGATCAGCCATAGCCTGTCAGAGAGCACTGATAATGTGCAGGGATTTTACCAG GTGCCTCCTCAGCCTCGCCGAGCAGCACCCATAACCCCACCCCCTCCTGAGAAACAACGAGCCAATCGACGCCAAG AGTCTTCAAGTCTTCCTAGTCCCTGCCCCGCCCTCGCTGTAGGGTCTGGCCTATCCCCCTCAGTCAGCTCTGGCTCACTGAATTCTAGCTCCTCCCACTCGGTGGTGTCCTCTGATGTCAGCCTGCCGAGTGTTGCCAACACTCCGCCCCCGGTGCCAAGCCGTGTTAAGCCCCCACCCCCAGACGACCTCCCCTCCTCTGCCCCCTCTCTGCAACCAGCTCAGTTTAAGAAGGGCCCTGCCCCCCAGCCCCAACCTCAGCCCACCCCCCTTCCACTGCCCCCCACTGAGGACCAATCAGAAACAGACTGGCCTCTTGCCCCTCCATCTGTTGCTGAAAGCACCCCGGGCAGCCCCACTCACTCAGATTCTGTCCCCGGGACAACAGGGGCGGAGCTTATTGAGCTGGTGAGAAGGAACACTGGTTTGAGTTACGAGCTGTCTCGTGTGGCGGTGGGTGTCGTTGTGGGTCACCTGCAGACTACTCTACCTCAAGCCTCCTCCGCTTTAGAGAAAGTCCTCCTCTCATTGGTGGAGAGCAAG GATCAGAGTTCAGCCTTGCCCCAGGGACAGGTGTGTCATGATGAGCAGCGCCTGGAGGTCATCCTGAGCGACCTCGCCCGACATGTGGATGATTCTCAGCAGCGAAGCTGGGCCCTTCATGAAGACCACTCCCTCATTGCATGTTACCTGGAGGAGCTGCTGAAGATACTG ACGGATGCAGACCCAGAGGTGTGTAAGAAGATGTGCAAGGCCAACCACTCTGAACCAGTGCTGTCTCTAGTGTCTTATTATCAGATG GAACACCGAGTGTCTCTGCGCCTGCTGCTGCTTAAGGTGTTCGGGGCGATGTGTAGCCTGGATTCTGCCCTCATCTCAATCCTCCTCAACTCCATCCTGCCCATGGAGCTGGCCAGAGACCTGCAGACTGACACACAAG AGCATAAAAAGATGTGTTACACAGCCTTGGTCCTGACAATGATCTTCTCTATGGGGGAGCAGGTCCCTTATCACCACTATG AGCACTTAAACTCCAACTTCATTCAGTTCCTGCTGGATGTGATAGAGAATGGGCTTCACTCCGATCCCACAGAACAGCTCCCTGATCTCTTTGTCAACATAATCTTGGCTTTCAACCTGCACCACACAG tgccCAGCAGCAATGTGATAATGCAGACTGTTATCAAGAAAAATGTGAAGGTCTTCTCTGAGAAAATACTGCTGCTACTGAACAGAGGAG ATGACCCGGTGTGTGTCTTCAAACACACTCCCCCTGCTCCACACGCTGTCCTGAAGTTCTTGCAGGATGTTTTCACCAGCCGAGAGTCTGCAAGCATCTTCTACCACACAGACATGATGGTCATGATAGACATTGCTGTTCGATGCATCTCTGACCTCTCCCCTGGGGACAAG CTGAGGATGGAGTACCTCTCCCTGATGCACTCCATCATGCGCTCCACAGACTTCATGGAGCACCGGCACCGCCTTTCCGACCTGCAGGGAGCTCTGCAAAGGATTCTGGGAGAGGAGGATGACGACTCGGGAGGAGACACAGCGGGGGCCACAGCCAAACAGATGGATAAGCTAATAGTGCAGGAGATCTACAAGGAATTCCCTCAGATCGTTCAGAGCTAG